A region of Acidisarcina sp. DNA encodes the following proteins:
- the queD gene encoding 6-carboxytetrahydropterin synthase QueD, with protein MYEVTVEAGFSSGHFLRNYRGKCENPHGHNYKVQVTLRGPALDEAGLLLDFKLLKQVMRPVIDYLDHQMINDLPPFTEINPSAENLARYFYDETNKQLHEMTSGRVTVKDCTIYETDTTTATYYE; from the coding sequence ATGTACGAAGTAACAGTCGAGGCAGGATTCTCCTCCGGCCACTTCCTGAGGAATTATCGCGGCAAGTGCGAGAATCCGCATGGACATAACTACAAGGTTCAAGTCACGCTTCGCGGCCCGGCGCTGGATGAAGCGGGGCTGTTGCTGGACTTCAAGCTGCTGAAACAGGTCATGCGCCCGGTGATTGACTACCTCGATCACCAGATGATCAACGACCTTCCCCCGTTTACCGAGATCAATCCCTCGGCGGAAAATCTGGCGCGCTACTTTTACGACGAGACGAACAAGCAGCTCCACGAAATGACCTCGGGCCGCGTCACCGTGAAGGACTGCACCATCTACGAAACCGACACCACCACTGCCACGTATTACGAGTAA
- a CDS encoding CDGSH iron-sulfur domain-containing protein, whose amino-acid sequence MAENQVTITLRPNGPLRVEGPIKLIDTDGKEIDLAGKPAVSLCRCGASINKPFCDGTHSKLGFQAAEAAVAAERK is encoded by the coding sequence ATGGCTGAGAACCAAGTAACCATTACCCTGCGCCCCAACGGTCCCCTCCGTGTGGAAGGCCCCATCAAGCTGATCGATACCGACGGCAAGGAAATCGACCTGGCGGGAAAGCCCGCCGTATCCCTGTGCCGCTGCGGAGCGTCTATCAACAAACCGTTCTGCGATGGCACGCACTCAAAGCTCGGCTTCCAGGCAGCGGAAGCGGCAGTCGCGGCGGAGAGGAAGTAG
- the glp gene encoding gephyrin-like molybdotransferase Glp, translating to MPSDSAPSLVLSFAEASSVIREHAAQWAAGRAIAEEVVPLTSAAGRVLAEPVFADRDQPPFDRSTRDGFACRAAELMTQPLRVTGMVRAGEIWADPLEPGAAVEIMTGAPLPSGADCVVMIEHTQRDGSSLRLAGGRRLLHGENVVPAASEAAKGELLLPPGTRIGARHIAIAASCGYATLKVFRKPLVAIQATGDELVEIGETPRPFQIRNSNSYSLAAQVRQSGAEALIQPILRDNCEATQAAIAHAIHDCGADLLILSGGVSMGRFDFVEEALKNLGAEFFFTGAKIQPGKPIVFGRLPQTGSHSPTYFFGLPGNPVSTMVTFTLFVHPLLNALAGETGGAPRFALAHLDGELTLKPGLTRFLPATLETQNLSPSVRPIRWQGSGDLAGNAKANCYVVVPGDLDEGRETMQTGEMVSVLLIG from the coding sequence ATGCCATCGGATTCGGCACCCTCGCTTGTTTTGAGCTTCGCGGAAGCCTCCAGCGTGATCCGCGAACACGCCGCGCAATGGGCCGCCGGACGCGCTATTGCCGAAGAAGTCGTTCCCCTGACATCGGCTGCAGGCCGGGTACTTGCCGAGCCGGTTTTTGCCGATCGCGACCAGCCCCCCTTTGACCGCTCCACACGCGATGGCTTTGCCTGCCGCGCAGCCGAGTTGATGACGCAGCCATTGCGGGTAACAGGCATGGTCAGGGCAGGAGAAATCTGGGCAGACCCGCTCGAACCCGGGGCAGCGGTTGAGATCATGACCGGTGCGCCGCTGCCATCCGGCGCCGATTGCGTGGTGATGATCGAGCATACGCAGCGGGATGGATCGAGCCTGCGGCTGGCAGGCGGGCGAAGGCTTCTCCACGGGGAAAACGTGGTTCCCGCCGCCAGCGAAGCGGCAAAAGGAGAGCTGCTGCTGCCGCCCGGCACACGCATCGGCGCGCGACACATCGCAATAGCCGCATCCTGCGGATATGCAACCCTGAAAGTCTTCCGCAAGCCGCTGGTTGCGATTCAGGCCACGGGGGATGAGCTCGTCGAAATCGGCGAGACTCCGCGGCCATTCCAGATTCGTAACTCTAACAGTTACTCATTGGCCGCACAGGTTAGGCAGAGCGGAGCAGAGGCCCTCATCCAACCCATCCTGCGCGACAACTGCGAGGCAACCCAGGCGGCCATCGCGCACGCCATCCATGATTGCGGAGCCGATCTACTGATACTCTCCGGCGGCGTCTCGATGGGCCGATTCGATTTTGTCGAAGAGGCGCTGAAGAACCTTGGCGCGGAGTTCTTCTTCACCGGCGCGAAGATCCAGCCCGGCAAGCCCATCGTCTTCGGACGCCTGCCGCAGACCGGCTCGCATAGCCCTACGTACTTTTTCGGACTCCCCGGCAATCCTGTCTCGACGATGGTCACCTTCACGCTCTTTGTCCACCCGCTGTTGAACGCGCTGGCGGGGGAAACCGGCGGAGCCCCGCGCTTTGCCCTGGCTCATCTGGACGGCGAGTTGACCCTCAAACCAGGACTCACCCGCTTCCTACCTGCAACGCTGGAAACGCAGAATCTCTCGCCCAGCGTGCGGCCAATCCGCTGGCAGGGCTCCGGTGATCTTGCGGGGAATGCCAAGGCAAATTGCTATGTTGTCGTTCCCGGCGATCTCGACGAAGGCCGGGAAACGATGCAGACGGGCGAAATGGTGAGCGTTCTGCTGATAGGCTGA
- a CDS encoding isoprenylcysteine carboxylmethyltransferase family protein: MQSTESRRESLLRWGISAAFVLFGGPGIVGFYFPFTITRWHGATQSLWLRSAAIALICLGLLPLLESVIRFVRVGRGTLVPAMPTKVLVVSGFYRYVRNPMYVGMLTLISGQAILFRSRSLVQYLVVVALLFHLFVIGYEEPKLRRTYGESYEEFCRHVPRWIPRRTPWG; this comes from the coding sequence ATGCAATCCACGGAGTCCCGGCGCGAGTCGCTTTTGCGCTGGGGTATCTCCGCCGCCTTCGTACTCTTCGGCGGACCCGGAATCGTCGGTTTCTATTTTCCCTTCACAATTACGCGTTGGCATGGAGCGACCCAGTCCCTATGGCTGCGCAGCGCGGCCATTGCGCTCATCTGCCTTGGCCTGCTGCCGCTCCTTGAATCGGTGATCCGATTTGTGCGGGTGGGCCGGGGCACCCTGGTGCCGGCGATGCCCACAAAGGTGCTGGTGGTCAGCGGATTCTATCGCTACGTGCGCAATCCTATGTACGTGGGCATGCTGACCCTGATCTCGGGCCAGGCAATTCTCTTCCGCAGCCGCAGCCTGGTGCAGTATCTCGTAGTTGTGGCGCTGCTCTTCCATCTCTTCGTCATAGGCTACGAGGAGCCGAAGCTGCGTCGCACCTATGGCGAGTCCTATGAGGAGTTCTGCCGCCACGTTCCGCGATGGATTCCCCGCCGGACGCCTTGGGGATAG
- a CDS encoding DUF1501 domain-containing protein: MQTTRRFFLHHGALAIAGTTAIPGFLVRSVMAESASAPRRRLVVIFQRGAADGLNIVVPYGEKNYYAMRPSIAIPQNQVLDLDGFFGFHPSLAAFKPLYDEGHLAIVHAAGSPDSTRSHFDAQDYMESGTPGVKSMESGWLNRALQTEDLRHPQQHTAFRALALGAEVPRTLAGRIPAIALSNVNNFTVAGRGPAPSRAASAFESMYSDSGDRIFHTAGEETFEAVKMLRATNPAQYKPSSGVEYPATEFGRNMRQVAQLLKANLGVEAAFTDVSGWDTHQNQGSVNGQLSDRLRDFSASIAAFWHDLGDDAENVTLVTMSEFGRTARENGTSGTDHGHANAMFVLGGKVKGGKVYGRWPGLEKEQLYEGRDLALTTDFRQVLGELAAKSLGATNLELVFPGAHLGTERFLQLA; this comes from the coding sequence ATGCAGACGACCCGGCGATTCTTCCTGCACCACGGCGCTCTGGCCATCGCGGGCACCACAGCCATTCCAGGCTTCCTGGTCCGTTCCGTAATGGCGGAGTCCGCAAGCGCGCCCCGCAGGCGACTGGTGGTCATCTTCCAGCGCGGCGCGGCCGACGGCCTCAACATCGTCGTGCCCTACGGAGAAAAGAATTACTATGCCATGCGCCCCAGCATAGCGATTCCGCAGAATCAGGTTCTCGACCTGGATGGCTTCTTCGGTTTCCATCCCTCGCTGGCAGCTTTCAAGCCTCTCTATGACGAGGGGCACCTGGCCATTGTGCACGCGGCGGGTTCTCCCGATAGCACGCGCTCCCACTTCGATGCCCAGGATTACATGGAGTCGGGCACACCGGGCGTCAAAAGCATGGAGAGCGGCTGGCTCAACCGGGCCCTGCAAACGGAAGACCTGCGCCACCCTCAGCAGCACACCGCCTTTCGAGCCCTCGCCCTTGGGGCTGAGGTTCCCCGGACCCTCGCTGGCAGGATTCCTGCCATTGCTCTCAGCAATGTGAACAACTTCACCGTTGCTGGGCGCGGGCCCGCTCCTTCTCGCGCAGCCAGCGCCTTTGAGTCGATGTATAGCGATAGCGGCGATCGCATCTTCCATACCGCGGGCGAAGAGACCTTTGAAGCGGTCAAGATGCTGCGCGCCACCAATCCTGCGCAATATAAGCCCAGCTCCGGCGTCGAATATCCCGCAACAGAGTTCGGCCGCAATATGCGGCAGGTTGCCCAACTGCTCAAGGCCAACCTGGGGGTGGAGGCAGCCTTCACCGATGTGAGCGGTTGGGACACGCATCAGAATCAGGGCAGCGTCAACGGGCAGCTCTCCGATCGCCTTCGAGATTTCTCCGCAAGTATCGCTGCCTTTTGGCACGATCTGGGCGACGATGCCGAAAATGTCACTCTGGTTACGATGTCGGAGTTTGGCCGCACCGCCCGCGAAAACGGCACCAGCGGCACCGACCACGGCCATGCCAATGCGATGTTTGTGCTGGGCGGCAAAGTGAAAGGCGGTAAGGTCTACGGACGCTGGCCCGGACTCGAAAAAGAGCAACTCTACGAAGGCCGCGATCTGGCTCTCACCACGGACTTTCGCCAGGTGCTCGGCGAACTTGCCGCGAAATCTCTGGGAGCAACCAATCTGGAGCTGGTCTTTCCCGGCGCGCACCTGGGGACAGAGCGGTTCCTGCAGCTTGCATAA
- a CDS encoding radical SAM protein — MYLIELYKSVQGESSFAGLPCIFVRLAGCNLRCNWCDSEYTFTGGHKMDADQVIAEIEKLAPVKLIEFTGGEPMLQEKELLPLMQRLLEQGYTLMIETSGERPLADVPKSVHKIVDVKCPGSGECGSFHLPNLEALTKRDEVKFVISNRKDYEFARSFLAEHDLAAKVGAVLLSPAFSKTPTPERTAENCLLNPRELVEWMLADGLEARLSLQIHKFIWEPLKKGV; from the coding sequence GTGTATCTCATTGAGCTTTACAAGTCGGTTCAGGGCGAATCGAGCTTCGCCGGCCTGCCGTGCATTTTTGTGCGGCTGGCGGGGTGCAACCTGCGCTGTAACTGGTGCGACTCCGAGTACACCTTTACCGGCGGCCACAAGATGGACGCCGACCAGGTCATCGCCGAGATTGAGAAACTGGCCCCGGTAAAGTTAATTGAGTTCACCGGCGGCGAGCCCATGCTGCAGGAGAAGGAGTTGCTGCCGCTGATGCAGCGACTGCTGGAGCAGGGCTACACCTTGATGATCGAAACCAGCGGCGAGCGGCCTTTGGCCGATGTCCCCAAATCGGTGCACAAGATCGTCGATGTCAAGTGTCCGGGCTCGGGCGAGTGCGGCAGCTTCCACCTGCCCAACCTTGAGGCCCTGACCAAACGCGACGAGGTGAAATTTGTCATCAGTAACCGCAAGGATTACGAATTTGCGCGCAGCTTTCTGGCGGAACATGACTTGGCCGCCAAGGTGGGAGCGGTGCTGCTCTCCCCCGCCTTCAGCAAGACTCCCACTCCGGAGAGAACCGCCGAGAATTGCCTGCTGAATCCGCGCGAACTGGTGGAGTGGATGCTGGCCGACGGCCTGGAGGCGCGCCTCAGCCTGCAGATTCACAAGTTCATCTGGGAGCCGCTGAAAAAGGGCGTCTGA
- the moaC gene encoding cyclic pyranopterin monophosphate synthase MoaC: MEKLSHYTDSGSAHMVDVSAKAETRREAVASAFVALSPAVLEALPSNAKGNPLEVARFAGIQAAKKTADLIPMCHPLPLTFLDVEATVVQGGIAIRTTAATTAATGVEMEALTAAAVAALTVYDMCKALDKGIEIQSIVLEKKSGGKSGDYLRSSKERR; encoded by the coding sequence ATGGAAAAGCTCTCGCACTACACCGATTCCGGCAGCGCTCACATGGTGGACGTAAGCGCCAAGGCCGAGACACGGCGCGAGGCGGTGGCATCCGCCTTTGTTGCGCTCTCGCCTGCGGTATTGGAAGCGCTTCCCAGCAACGCCAAGGGCAATCCGCTGGAGGTTGCTCGTTTTGCCGGCATCCAGGCAGCCAAGAAGACCGCGGATCTCATCCCCATGTGTCACCCGCTGCCCCTCACGTTCCTCGATGTGGAAGCGACTGTCGTGCAGGGCGGCATTGCCATCCGAACTACCGCTGCTACCACTGCCGCTACGGGAGTGGAGATGGAGGCCCTTACCGCCGCCGCGGTCGCCGCCCTGACGGTCTACGACATGTGCAAGGCGCTCGACAAGGGGATCGAAATCCAGAGCATCGTGCTCGAAAAGAAATCCGGGGGAAAGAGCGGCGACTACCTGCGCAGCAGCAAAGAACGCCGCTGA
- a CDS encoding glycoside hydrolase family 27 protein produces the protein MRRLCSLLATVLLTPLMLSAQTTRIAATPPMGWNSWNYFADKVDDKSVRDAADALVSTGLRDAGYIYVNIDDTWEGERDAQGILHTNSKFPDMKALADYVHSKGLKIGIYSSPGPKTCAGYAGSYNHEDQDAKMYAEWGIDYLKYDLCSYIPDVMQKQAPGDFEKQMALMHEAYAKMQQALAKSGRPIVYSLCQYGWDAVWEWGPKVGANLWRTTGDISPDFDRMSVIGFAQAGLSKFAAPGHWNDPDMLEVGNGKMNLNENRTHMTLWAMLAAPLLAGNDLSHMKPEILEILKKKEVLAIDQDALGVQGDRVYAEGPIEIWTKPLKDGSKAVAIFNRGDVRSNEYPVTLHFKDIGVSGPVKARDVWADKDLGRLTDGSKFKPETHGVILLLVSK, from the coding sequence GTGCGACGACTTTGCAGCCTGCTTGCCACCGTCCTTTTGACACCACTCATGCTGTCAGCTCAGACCACCAGGATTGCGGCCACTCCGCCCATGGGATGGAATAGCTGGAACTACTTCGCCGACAAAGTCGATGACAAGTCAGTCCGCGATGCCGCCGATGCACTCGTCTCCACCGGCTTGCGGGACGCCGGCTATATCTATGTGAACATCGATGACACCTGGGAGGGAGAGCGCGACGCCCAGGGCATACTTCATACCAACAGCAAGTTTCCGGACATGAAGGCCCTGGCCGACTATGTCCACTCAAAGGGGCTGAAGATCGGCATCTACTCCTCCCCTGGACCGAAGACCTGCGCCGGGTATGCGGGCAGCTACAACCACGAAGACCAGGATGCGAAGATGTACGCCGAATGGGGCATCGACTATCTCAAGTACGATCTCTGCAGCTACATCCCCGACGTCATGCAGAAGCAGGCCCCGGGCGACTTTGAGAAGCAGATGGCCCTGATGCATGAAGCGTATGCAAAGATGCAGCAGGCCCTTGCCAAGTCCGGCCGGCCTATTGTCTACAGCCTTTGCCAGTATGGCTGGGACGCGGTGTGGGAATGGGGACCGAAGGTGGGCGCCAACCTGTGGCGCACGACGGGAGACATCTCCCCTGACTTCGACCGCATGTCCGTCATCGGATTCGCGCAGGCCGGCCTGTCGAAGTTTGCCGCGCCCGGACACTGGAACGATCCTGACATGCTCGAAGTGGGCAACGGCAAGATGAATCTGAACGAAAACCGAACCCACATGACGCTATGGGCCATGCTGGCGGCTCCCTTGCTGGCAGGCAACGATCTCTCGCATATGAAGCCGGAGATTCTTGAGATTCTGAAGAAAAAGGAAGTCCTTGCCATCGATCAGGATGCGCTCGGCGTGCAGGGAGATCGAGTCTATGCTGAAGGCCCCATCGAGATCTGGACGAAGCCGCTGAAGGACGGATCGAAGGCCGTGGCCATCTTCAACCGCGGAGATGTTCGCAGCAACGAATACCCTGTCACCCTTCACTTCAAGGATATTGGCGTCTCCGGCCCGGTGAAGGCTCGCGACGTATGGGCAGACAAGGATCTGGGAAGGCTCACCGATGGCTCCAAATTCAAACCGGAGACCCACGGCGTCATCCTGCTCCTCGTCAGCAAATAG
- a CDS encoding ATP-dependent DNA helicase codes for MATSAPTSSSLPSLHDFFSPGGVLSRSNLPYEFRRGQLEMAKAVERALEEHHHLIVEAGTGTGKTLAYLLPALRTGRRVIISTGTKNLQEQLFFKDVPFLESMLGPLRVCYMKGRGNYLCRHKLYALRDQPILNGLEEIDQFHQIAQWEKTTETGDRAEIDALPENSPLWTKLDARSEACLGTTCPDYERCFITEMRRKALESDVIIVNHHLFFADLAIKLQAKAAPDAGVLPEAAAVVFDEAHELEDVASSYFGISLSNVRFEEMARDVETMLRKKKAFSSGIQNAVELLRERSRMLFAVLPQGPDGRMAFTGREDFLEVHGDIYLGATNALHRLEGELDRVRGVDEAPGLKKRVGDIREHLRFLLEADDHNTVFWIERRSAGGMRAASRNTYLQATPIDVSEMLSELLFENYPSVVLTSATLTVQSGFAHIRKRLGMRNARELVVPSHFRYQQQALLYLPPEMPDPRDPNYQVEAARRIRRVLSITRGRAFCLFTSYQQMRDLHDRLRSELDYPFLLQGTAPRKALLEEFRNTPNGVLFGTSSFWQGVDVQGEALSCVIVDRLPFAVPTDPVVAARMRAVEDGGGSPFFEYQVPSAVITLKQGFGRLIRSLEDRGVLMLLDPRIQRQRYGKVFLESLPPYRVTQDIGEVESFFAVDASK; via the coding sequence GTGGCCACATCTGCCCCCACCAGCTCTTCGCTGCCGTCCCTCCACGACTTCTTCTCTCCAGGAGGCGTACTGTCGCGTTCCAACCTGCCCTATGAATTCCGGCGCGGGCAGTTGGAGATGGCCAAGGCGGTGGAGCGAGCGCTCGAGGAGCATCACCACCTGATCGTCGAGGCTGGAACGGGCACCGGCAAGACGCTTGCCTACCTGCTGCCTGCCCTGCGTACAGGGCGCCGCGTCATTATCTCCACCGGCACCAAGAATTTGCAGGAGCAGCTCTTCTTCAAGGATGTTCCCTTTCTGGAGTCGATGCTGGGGCCGCTGCGGGTGTGCTACATGAAGGGGCGCGGCAATTATCTCTGCCGCCACAAGCTGTATGCCCTGCGCGATCAGCCGATTCTGAATGGCCTGGAGGAGATCGACCAGTTCCACCAGATTGCGCAATGGGAGAAGACGACCGAGACCGGGGATCGCGCGGAGATCGATGCCCTGCCGGAGAACAGCCCGCTGTGGACCAAGCTCGATGCCCGCAGCGAAGCCTGCCTGGGCACCACCTGTCCCGACTACGAGCGATGCTTCATTACGGAGATGCGGCGCAAGGCTCTCGAAAGCGACGTGATTATTGTCAATCACCACCTCTTCTTCGCCGATCTCGCCATCAAGCTGCAGGCAAAGGCCGCGCCCGATGCAGGCGTACTGCCCGAGGCCGCGGCCGTCGTCTTTGACGAGGCGCATGAGCTGGAAGATGTGGCCTCCAGCTATTTCGGCATCAGCCTGAGCAACGTCCGCTTTGAGGAGATGGCGCGCGACGTCGAGACGATGCTGCGCAAGAAGAAGGCGTTCTCCAGCGGCATACAGAACGCGGTAGAACTGCTGCGTGAGCGCTCCCGCATGCTCTTTGCCGTGTTGCCGCAGGGGCCGGATGGCCGCATGGCCTTCACCGGCCGCGAGGATTTTCTTGAGGTGCATGGCGACATCTATCTTGGCGCAACGAATGCGCTGCATCGCCTGGAGGGCGAACTGGACCGCGTGCGCGGGGTGGACGAAGCTCCGGGATTGAAAAAGAGAGTTGGAGATATTCGCGAGCACCTGCGCTTTCTGCTTGAGGCCGATGATCACAACACCGTCTTCTGGATCGAGCGGCGATCGGCTGGCGGGATGCGGGCAGCCTCACGCAACACGTATCTGCAGGCCACGCCGATCGATGTCTCAGAGATGCTCAGCGAACTGCTGTTCGAGAACTACCCGAGCGTAGTCCTCACCTCGGCGACGCTCACCGTGCAATCGGGTTTTGCGCATATCCGCAAGCGTCTGGGCATGCGCAATGCGCGGGAGCTGGTGGTGCCGTCGCACTTTCGCTATCAGCAGCAGGCACTGCTCTACCTGCCGCCGGAGATGCCCGACCCGCGCGATCCCAATTACCAGGTAGAGGCCGCCCGGCGGATTCGTCGAGTGCTTTCCATTACCCGGGGCCGGGCCTTCTGCCTCTTCACCAGCTACCAGCAGATGCGGGATCTGCATGACCGCCTGCGATCGGAGCTGGACTATCCCTTTCTCCTCCAGGGAACGGCGCCTCGCAAGGCGCTGCTGGAGGAGTTTCGCAATACTCCGAATGGCGTGCTGTTTGGCACCTCCAGCTTCTGGCAGGGCGTGGATGTGCAGGGCGAGGCGTTAAGCTGCGTGATTGTCGATCGCCTGCCCTTTGCTGTGCCAACGGATCCGGTGGTGGCCGCGCGCATGCGTGCGGTCGAAGATGGCGGCGGCAGCCCGTTTTTCGAGTATCAGGTGCCGTCGGCCGTCATCACGCTCAAGCAGGGATTTGGCCGGCTCATCCGCTCGCTGGAAGACCGCGGGGTGCTGATGCTGCTCGATCCAAGAATCCAGCGCCAGCGCTACGGCAAGGTCTTTCTGGAGTCGCTGCCGCCCTACCGCGTGACCCAGGATATTGGCGAGGTAGAGAGCTTTTTTGCGGTGGATGCAAGCAAGTAG
- the der gene encoding ribosome biogenesis GTPase Der — translation MRKTTRVSRRGSPTITEGLPLIAIVGRPNVGKSTLFNRLTGSRRSIVGDEPGITRDRIYGEVQWQGRTARLVDTGGVLPDDDDLIPAAIFEQAQVALEEADVLVMVVDGRTELAAPDLDLARILLRSGKPVFLAVNKIDAEKMEASAENFRRLGFRNIQAISAEHALGIGDLLEQVFAALPPAATPEPEAASAAAPEDEAAQGEDANGEPLHRTHGEFEQHETKVAIIGRPNVGKSTLLNALTGSSRAIVSPVAGTTRDAVDELMEYDGSKFRFVDTAGIRRKGKTTEMAEKLSVVMARRHLEAADVALLVIDATEGVTSSDATIGGYAHESGRSIILVVNKWDLVTTGRTDGKPPADREIFEQQLRNVLKYLAYAPVVFISAAQGKNIKRVLELVKQVSIERRKRVTTGQMNRFLEKIDFQRAPVPLSKRMRILYMTQAAVAPPTFILFTDRDVKLHFSFERFLENQIREAFGFEGSPIWFKIKARNAKE, via the coding sequence TTGCGAAAAACAACACGAGTGTCGCGCAGGGGAAGTCCAACCATCACCGAGGGGCTTCCGCTCATCGCCATCGTCGGCAGGCCGAACGTCGGCAAGTCGACCCTCTTCAACCGCCTGACAGGCTCTCGCCGCTCCATTGTGGGCGACGAGCCTGGCATCACGCGCGACCGCATCTATGGCGAGGTCCAATGGCAAGGCCGCACTGCGCGCCTGGTGGATACCGGCGGCGTTCTGCCGGACGACGATGACCTGATACCCGCGGCAATCTTCGAGCAGGCGCAGGTGGCCCTCGAGGAGGCGGACGTGCTGGTGATGGTCGTCGATGGCCGCACCGAGCTGGCGGCGCCGGACCTGGATCTGGCGCGCATCCTTCTGCGCAGCGGCAAACCCGTCTTCCTTGCCGTCAACAAGATTGACGCCGAAAAAATGGAGGCCTCCGCGGAGAACTTCCGCAGGCTCGGCTTCCGGAATATTCAGGCTATCTCCGCCGAGCATGCCCTCGGCATCGGAGACCTGCTGGAGCAGGTGTTTGCCGCGCTGCCCCCAGCGGCGACGCCCGAGCCAGAGGCTGCCAGCGCAGCCGCGCCCGAGGATGAAGCCGCGCAGGGTGAGGATGCAAACGGCGAGCCGCTGCATCGCACGCATGGCGAATTTGAACAGCACGAGACCAAGGTTGCCATCATCGGCCGCCCCAACGTCGGCAAAAGCACGCTGCTGAACGCGCTCACAGGCTCCTCGCGAGCCATCGTTTCGCCGGTGGCAGGAACCACCCGCGACGCCGTCGATGAGTTGATGGAGTACGACGGCAGCAAGTTCCGCTTCGTCGATACTGCCGGCATCCGGCGCAAGGGCAAGACGACCGAAATGGCGGAGAAGCTGTCTGTCGTGATGGCGCGGCGACATCTGGAGGCTGCGGACGTGGCCTTACTGGTGATCGATGCGACCGAGGGCGTCACCTCCTCCGACGCAACTATTGGCGGATACGCCCACGAGAGCGGCCGCTCCATCATTCTCGTCGTCAACAAGTGGGACCTGGTCACCACTGGCCGCACCGACGGCAAGCCACCCGCCGACCGCGAGATTTTTGAGCAGCAGCTTCGCAATGTGCTGAAGTATCTGGCCTATGCTCCGGTGGTCTTCATCTCTGCCGCGCAAGGCAAAAACATCAAGCGCGTCCTCGAACTGGTCAAACAGGTCTCCATCGAGCGGCGCAAGCGCGTCACCACAGGGCAGATGAATCGCTTTCTGGAGAAGATCGACTTCCAGCGTGCGCCCGTGCCGCTCTCCAAGCGCATGCGCATCCTCTACATGACGCAGGCCGCAGTCGCACCGCCAACCTTCATCCTGTTTACCGATCGCGATGTCAAGCTGCACTTCAGCTTCGAGCGTTTTCTTGAGAACCAGATTCGCGAAGCCTTTGGCTTTGAGGGCTCGCCGATCTGGTTCAAGATCAAGGCGCGGAATGCCAAAGAGTAA